In Chryseobacterium gotjawalense, the following are encoded in one genomic region:
- a CDS encoding DUF3817 domain-containing protein — MHFIENFFAKYSQEQIIKWFKQICVAEAISCFLLYCVAMVWKRYDQEGLWPTVFIIIIGNIHGLFFTLYLLLLIPARKIYTWDDEDTVFALLSAFFPFATIWVDKKLARLDRE, encoded by the coding sequence ATGCATTTTATCGAGAATTTTTTTGCAAAATATAGCCAGGAGCAAATCATTAAATGGTTTAAACAGATTTGCGTCGCCGAAGCCATTTCCTGCTTTCTGCTATATTGCGTTGCCATGGTTTGGAAACGGTATGATCAGGAAGGTTTGTGGCCGACGGTTTTTATTATCATCATCGGAAATATCCACGGATTATTTTTTACACTGTATTTATTACTTTTAATTCCGGCCAGAAAAATCTACACCTGGGACGATGAAGATACCGTATTTGCTTTACTGTCGGCGTTTTTCCCTTTCGCTACGATTTGGGTCGATAAAAAACTGGCGCGGCTTGACAGAGAATAA
- the nadD gene encoding nicotinate (nicotinamide) nucleotide adenylyltransferase yields MKKIGLFFGSFNPIHIGHLILANYIIENTDMDELWFVVSPQNPFKDKKSLLKDHNRLDMVQLAVKNYPKMRASNVEFSLPIPSYTIDTLTYLHEKYPDYSFSLIMGEDNLNGLSKWKNAETLIKNHQIIVYPRVFEESKKAHEYLQHENVSLIKAPIIELSATEIRNMIKEGKNVRPMLPPEVFEYLDGSNFYK; encoded by the coding sequence ATGAAAAAAATTGGTTTATTTTTCGGGAGTTTTAATCCCATTCACATTGGTCATTTGATTTTGGCAAATTATATTATTGAAAATACGGATATGGATGAGCTTTGGTTTGTGGTCAGTCCGCAAAATCCGTTTAAAGATAAAAAATCTTTACTGAAAGATCATAACCGTTTGGATATGGTGCAGCTTGCTGTGAAGAATTATCCGAAAATGCGGGCTTCCAATGTTGAGTTTTCTTTGCCTATTCCGAGTTATACGATCGATACTTTGACTTATTTACACGAGAAATATCCCGATTATTCGTTCTCTTTAATTATGGGCGAGGATAATTTAAACGGTCTTTCAAAATGGAAAAACGCAGAAACTTTAATTAAAAATCATCAGATCATTGTATATCCAAGAGTTTTTGAGGAGTCGAAAAAAGCGCACGAATATTTACAGCACGAAAATGTTTCTTTAATTAAAGCACCCATCATCGAGCTTTCTGCCACCGAAATCCGCAACATGATTAAAGAGGGAAAGAACGTAAGACCGATGTTACCGCCTGAAGTTTTTGAGTATCTGGACGGGAGTAATTTTTATAAATAG